The proteins below come from a single Rosa rugosa chromosome 2, drRosRugo1.1, whole genome shotgun sequence genomic window:
- the LOC133731323 gene encoding uncharacterized protein LOC133731323 translates to MEKKESISDYFSRTLATVNQMRANGEVIADLQVVEKILRTLTERFEGKVTAIEESRDLTAVTVDELMGSLQAYEQRLNEKSEVAIEEALETQLNLKKERNLTHRSEGGYRSEGGYRRETRNQNSSYKRRSNHRFGARRGRGKGYNWSQPRDKSRVQCFNCKEYGHYKTECNQRRRSEFHVKIAENEADNEENLLLAFNAVNGREKTKWFLDTGCSNHMCGHKDLFTELNESITSEITFGNAAKMPLNGKGKVSIKLKEGQNNSISDVYYVPGLRHNLLSVGQLSEKGYDMRIYRGVFTIEDPQQRQIAKVNMTPNRLFPLYADCENLPCFSSSTAGDN, encoded by the coding sequence ATGGAGAAAAAGGAGAGCATCTCTGATTACTTCTCACGCACCTTAGCAACTGTGAATCAGATGAGAGCCAACGGAGAGGTTATAGCGGATCTGCAAGTTGTGGAGAAAATTCTTCGGACTTTAACAGAGCGGTTCGAAGGTAAAGTCACAGCAATAGAGGAGTCAAGAGATCTCACTGCCGTGACGGTGGATGAACTTATGGGTTCTCTCCAAGCTTATGAGCAGAGGCTAAATGAGAAGTCAGAGGTTGCAATCGAAGAAGCATTAGAGACTCAGTTGAATTTGAAGAAGGAGAGAAATTTGACGCACCGCAGTGAAGGAGGTTACCGCAGTGAGGGAGGCTACCGCCGTGAAACAAGAAACCAGAATTCAAGCTACAAGAGAAGATCAAATCACCGATTTGGagcaagaagaggaagaggaaaagGCTACAATTGGAGCCAACCACGGGATAAGTCCAGGGTTCAATGTTTTAATTGCAAGGAGTATGGCCACTACAAAACGGAGTGCAATCAGAGAAGGAGGTCAGAGTTCCATGTCAAGATTGCAGAGAATGAAGCTGATAATGAAGAGAATCTGCTGCTGGCTTTTAATGCTGTGAATGGTCGAGAAAAAACCAAGTGGTTCTTGGATACAGGATGTAGCAACCATATGTGTGGCCATAAGGACTTGTTCACTGAACTAAACGAGTCCATAACATCAGAGATCACATTTGGCAATGCGGCAAAGATGCCGTTGAATGGAAAAGGCAAAGTGTCCATCAAGTTGAAGGAAGGGCAAAACAATAGCATATCTGATGTGTATTATGTACCTGGTCTTCGCCACAATTTACTAAGTGTGGGGCAGTTGTCTGAGAAGGGATATGATATGAGGATCTACAGAGGAGTCTTCACCATCGAAGACCCGCAGCAAAGGCAAATAGCCAAGGTAAACATGACCCCAAATCGTCTGTTTCCTTTATATGCTGATTGTGAGAATTTACCTTGCTTTAGCTCTTCTACTGCTGGAGATAATTGA
- the LOC133729453 gene encoding 3'-5' exonuclease-like, translated as MERSQSQNDNKGKAISTTLSESEWDEPFTEEDLQAIEAAFEAAATSSLSKKRRSNPDDEVTDQSQSARRRLPSSVLALQHPNAFALSPCRQAANIRMRYPVLKFGGQVTYSRTAVEVEKAAMEILKTVKAKKNEMGQNAVGFDIEWKPTFQRGVPPGKVAVLQICGDTSCCHVMHIIHSGIPRSLQLLLESSSILKVGAGIANDAVKVFKDYNVSIKAVEDLSYLANHKLGDSQNWGLASLTEKLICKQLLKPKKIRLGNWETKYLSKEQLQYAATDAFASWYLHEVLRSLPDAEKLEKVTADNQSEGQAVSCNYFQTEEPEAASL; from the coding sequence ATGGAGCGCTCGCAATCTCAAAATGACAACAAAGGCAAAGCCATCAGCACCACCTTATCGGAATCCGAATGGGATGAGCCCTTCACAGAGGAAGACCTCCAAGCCATTGAAGCCGCATTCGAAGCCGCTGCGACTTCTTCTCTCTCCAAAAAGCGACGCTCCAATCCCGACGACGAAGTCACGGACCAGTCCCAGAGCGCCCGGCGCCGACTGCCGAGTTCAGTTCTCGCTCTCCAGCATCCAAACGCCTTCGCTCTCTCGCCTTGCCGTCAAGCTGCCAATATAAGGATGAGATATCCTGTGTTGAAGTTTGGAGGTCAGGTTACATATAGCAGGACTGCAGTTGAAGTGGAGAAAGCTGCCATGGAGATTTTAAAGACTgtgaaagcaaagaaaaacgAAATGGGTCAAAATGCAGTTGGATTTGATATTGAGTGGAAACCCACATTCCAAAGAGGTGTTCCACCTGGGAAGGTTGCAGTCCTGCAGATATGTGGAGACACAAGTTGTTGTCATGTGATGCATATCATTCATTCTGGAATTCCTCGAAGTCTGCAGTTACTTCTTGAAAGTTCTTCGATTTTGAAGGTTGGAGCTGGTATCGCTAATGATGCTGTTAAGGTTTTCAAGGATTATAATGTATCTATTAAAGCTGTGGAGGATCTTTCATATCTGGCTAATCATAAGCTTGGAGATTCACAAAATTGGGGTCTTGCATCCCTAACTGAGAAGCTCATTTGTAAACAGCTTTTGAAGCCCAAAAAAATTCGATTGGGTAACTGGGAGACCAAATATTTATCAAAAGAGCAGCTGCAGTATGCTGCCACTGATGCATTTGCATCATGGTATCTTCATGAGGTGCTAAGGAGCCTCCCTGATGCTGAAAAACTTGAAAAAGTTACAGCAGACAACCAGAGTGAGGGACAAGCTGTATCATGTAATTACTTTCAGACTGAGGAACCAGAAGCTGCATCATTGTAA
- the LOC133729446 gene encoding uncharacterized protein LOC133729446, with translation MEGRKLNFSAPLLSVRRISATPVSTNADTGKVTPRLANGRHTLPLPKSDFSLEQVTKPVAVPFHWEDIPGRSKEGEEPKIQSREEASVTPRLPPGKIVEGKQKPLEKERADQKAITPYLKSYSSNENAMEAKCSKERVIERRASKFVDEDDVYSDAQEPLSPPTESFSMNCSATGTNQSHSANVQPSIDPHTRDFMMKRFLPAAKAMALETPHVAIKKQQYSAPLEQSRQVTRVIRQDTSPLPNQQRSHMELVLYSQYKEEEESEGEDDEYDQPGYISPKGCGLFPRLGLRNSLCPLPVPAMKARARALMSCSSSVAIPGKTTRSRSHSQPLKQVIKTTNRQSHSQPLNEVIKPAKIQSHNQPLNKVIKPANSQSHCQPLNKRDQGAAYNLKGDRGFYSGELPRLMNNQAAQSIQFRHSGEQPKGRSSPFRQSRSPCISPYRNERPKSPFTGAGFLGVPKEENVKANSSKFNMNDKVGHKSQEVLSHQRNKQGPYTVIPMIEKTLYVDTVNTTRTSCLNSSSLYTKERVDSAVEDLRTLLKRSGMEETSAGESLFQDIKCLTNFESNGISEPAALESVEDSLSSFSDISHIKGQVVAVGLDMRSDDIMKEDPRNANTIVVQSSLPPPLPKSPSQSWLSSTLSSIPSRNSVSSGTKRHTKRSDSKTSSTGTKWETIVKTSNLHHDHVRYSEELITHACQQSKS, from the exons ATGGAGGGGAGGAAACTGAATTTCAGTGCACCACTTCTGTCAGTAAGACGAATTTCTGCAACTCCAGTGTCCACGAATGCAGATACTGGGAAGGTAACTCCTAGGTTGGCTAATGGAAGACATACTCTTCCTCTTCCCAAATCAGATTTTTCTTTGGAGCAGGTAACAAAACCAGTTGCAGTTCCGTTTCATTGGGAGGACATCCCAGGAAGATCTAAGGAAGGTGAAGAACCGAAGATTCAGTCTCGAGAAGAGGCTTCTGTTACTCCTAGACTTCCCCCTGGAAAGATTGTAGAGGGTAAACAGAAACCTTTGGAAAAAGAGCGAGCTGATCAAAAGGCTATCACACCCTACTTGAAATCATATTCTTCGAATGAAAATGCCATGGAAGCCAAGTGCTCAAAAGAGAGAGTGATTGAGAGAAGAGCTTCAAAATTTGTGGATGAGGATGATGTTTATTCTGATGCACAAGAGCCACTGTCCCCGCCTACAGAGTCTTTCTCCATGAACTGTAGTGCAACTGGCACAAACCAATCTCATTCTGCAAATGTGCAGCCATCTATTGATCCACATACTCGAGACTTCATGATGAAGCGATTCTTACCTGCAGCCAAGGCAATGGCTTTGGAGACGCCTCATGTTGCTATAAAGAAGCAGCAATATTCAGCACCACTTGAACAATCAAGACAAGTCACAAGGGTAATTCGCCAGGATACGAGTCCCTTACCTAATCAACAACGGTCTCACATGGAACTAGTGCTGTATAgccagtacaaagaggaagaagaaagtgaAGGAGAAGATGATGAGTATGATCAGCCTGGTTATATTTCACCAAAGGGTTGTGGGTTGTTTCCTCGGTTAGGCTTAAGAAATTCTTTGTGCCCTTTACCTGTTCCGGCAATGAAAGCTAGGGCCCGGGCTCTCATGTCTTGCTCCTCTAGTGTTGCAATACCAGGAAAAACTACTCGTAGTCGATCTCACAGTCAACCACTCAAGCAGGTTATCAAGACTACCAATAGACAGTCACATAGCCAACCACTCAATGAGGTTATTAAGCCTGCTAAGATCCAGTCTCATAACCAACCACTCAACAAGGTTATTAAGCCTGCTAATAGTCAGTCTCATTGCCAACCACTCAATAAG cgTGATCAGGGTGCTGCTTATAATCTCAAAGGAGACCGTGGATTTTATTCAGGTGAATTGCCGAGATTGATGaataatcaggctgctcaatcCATTCAGTTTAGGCACTCTGGTGAGCAACCAAAAGGCAGGTCATCTCCATTCAGGCAATCAAGAAGTCCTTGCATATCCCCGTATCGAAATGAACGGCCTAAATCTCCCTTTACTGGTGCGGGGTTTCTTGGCGTTCCCAAAGAAGAAAATGTCAAAGCCAATAGTAGTAAGTTCAATATGAACGACAAAGTTGGTCACAAGTCTCAGGAGGTACTAAGCCATCAAAGAAATAAACAAGGGCCATATACTGTGATCCCTATGATTGAGAAGACACTATATGTAGATACTGTAAATACTACCAGAACATCGTGTCTAAATTCAAGCTCTTTGTATACCAAAGAACGAGTCGACTCTGCTGTTGAGGACTTAAGGACCCTATTAAAGAGAAGTGGGATGGAAGAAACGTCTGCCGGAGAGTCTTTGTTTCAAGATATCAAATGCCTGACTAATTTTGAGAGCAATGGCATCTCGGAACCTGCAGCATTGGAGTCTGTTGAAGATAGTTTATCTTCATTCTCCGACATATCCCATATCAAAGGCCAAGTAGTTGCAGTGGGACTTGATATGAGAAGTGATGACATTATGAAAGAGGATCCACGAAATGCCAACACCATCGTGGTACAGTCTTCTCTTCCCCCACCTTTACCAAAATCACCTTCCCAGTCTTGGCTCTCATCGACCCTCTCTTCAATTCCTTCTCGGAATTCAGTCTCCTCTGGTACCAAAAGGCATACTAAAAGGTCTGATTCCAAGACTTCTTCCACTGGCACCAAGTGGGAAACCATTGTAAAGACTTCCAATTTGCACCATGATCATGTGCGCTATTCCGAG GAATTAATTACTCATGCTTGTCAGCAATCTAAGAGTTAA
- the LOC133731325 gene encoding LRR receptor-like serine/threonine-protein kinase FLS2 — protein sequence MSVSCSIPREIGNLTTLKEIYLDNNNFIEIPNEIGALDQLEKLYVQENVLEGNVPMVVFNMSSLITLTLFGNNLKGRLPDNMCQNLPHIQILNFGDNQLEGPLPSIFWQCKQLVELSLEHNKFSGNIPKDIGNATQLKQVYLAKNNLTGSIPATIFNLSALQVISLRSNQLSGSIPREIGNLTTLKEIYLFDNNFTGTVSDEIGRLPNLVLLYLGFNNLNGHIPTTIFNKSTLVTIDLTSNQLSGNLPTNIGLGLPNLQNFFLGEIKLSGVIPKSISNASQLTFLELGRNFLSGFIPNTLCALTNLEWLSLFENNLTLDTTTPEVNVLSCLANLKNLKRLAFDTNPLNANLPISFRNLSSSLQNVYLYNCNMRGNIPDDIGNLSSLTILNMHDNKLSGSIPTSIGTLKNLQVLSLDGNSFQGHIADELCELQNLFVLSLHGNQLSGSIPSCLGHLATALRALDLGSNLLNSTIPTNLWGLSDLLYVYLSSNNLSGSLSEDVGNLKVIIEIDLSNNHLSGSIPSSIGNLQSMVKLSLENNKFEGLIPNSLGKSLSLEILDLSINNLSGLIPKSFESLKYLKIFNLSFNKLQGEIPTSGPFQNLSAQSFVSSGELRGASRFLVPSCNNRTFEAHLKSIISGILSALFIATFIWIVILRRRKNVEAAKEITLLPQLLHRRVSYLELVRATNAFNESNLLGSGGFGSVYKGTFSDGIDVAVKRLSIMIDVASALEYLHHGYGTPIVHCDLKPSNILLDKDMSAHVADFGIAKLLCGRDSLTRTITQATIGYMAPEYGMEGIVTRRGDVYSFGIVLMETFTRKKPTNVMFGDMSLKQWVANSPLLDVVDANLLGIEEGDREFEKNRECLSSIMRLALACSSESPEGRINMQEALATLNKIKIKFFKDASAGGVVVLKHPLLLQLFLWVSFL from the exons ATGTCAGTTTCAT GTAGTATACCGAGAGAAATTGGAAATTTAACAACATTGAAGGAGATCTACCTTGATAATAATAATTTCATAG AAATTCCAAATGAGATCGGCGCTTTAGATCAATTGGAGAAGTTGTATGTGCAAGAAAATGTCCTAGAAGGAAATGTTCCTATGGTTGTTTTCAACATGTCTTCTTTGATTACTTTGACTCTATTTGGAAACAACTTGAAGGGTAGACTTCCAGACAATATGTGCCAGAATCTTCCTCatattcaaattttgaatttcggtGATAACCAGCTTGAAGGTCCACTTCCATCCATATTTTGGCAATGCAAACAACTTGTTGAATTAAGCTTGGAGCATAACAAGTTCAGCGGAAACATACCCAAAGATATTGGGAACGCAACCCAATTAAAGCAGGTTTATCTTGCCAAAAACAATTTGACAG GGTCTATACCAGCGACCATCTTCAACTTATCTGCACTGCAAGTAATTTCTTTGAGATCTAACCAACTATCAG GTAGTATACCGAGAGAAATTGGAAATTTAACAACGTTGAAAGAGATCTACCTTTTTGATAATAATTTCACAG GTACTGTATCAGATGAGATTGGTCGTCTTCCAAATTTAGTGTTATTGTACCTCGGTTTTAATAATCTGAATGGTCACATCCCAACCACAATCTTCAACAAGTCCACATTAGTGACCATTGATCTAACTAGTAATCAGCTCTCAGGCAACCTCCCAACAAACATAGGTCTTGGGCTTCCAAACCTCCAAAATTTCTTCCTGGGAGAAATTAAACTCAGCGGAGTAATCCCCAAATCCATCTCTAATGCTTCTCAGCTCACGTTCCTAGAATTGGGAAGGAACTTTCTCTCGGGCTTTATTCCTAACACGCTGTGTGCCTTAACAAACCTTGAGTGGCTTTCCTTATTTGAGAATAATTTAACTCTTGATACTACTACTCCGGAAGTAAATGTCCTCTCTTGCTTGGCAAATCTAAAAAATTTGAAGCGCTTGGCCTTTGATACAAACCCATTAAATGCCAACCTCCCTATTTCCTTTAGGAATCTCTCTTCATCACTTCAGAATGTTTATCTATACAACTGCAACATGAGAGGTAATATTCCTGATGATATAGGCAACTTGAGCAGCTTGACAATCTTAAACATGCATGACAACAAATTAAGTGGATCAATTCCAACCTCAATAGGAACACTGAAAAATCTCCAAGTTTTGAGTTTGGACGGTAACAGCTTTCAAGGACACATCGCGGATGAACTTTGTGAACTACAAAACCTTTTTGTATTAAGCTTGCATGGTAACCAGCTCTCTGGCTCTATACCTTCTTGTTTGGGTCATCTAGCCACCGCACTAAGAGCTCTAGATTTAGGGTCCAATTTGTTGAATTCAACAATACCAACTAACTTGTGGGGACTTTCAGATCTCTTGTATGTATACTTGTCATCGAATAATCTAAGTGGATCTCTCTCGGAAGATGTTGGTAATCTTAAAGTTATTATAGAGATAGATTTATCAAACAACCACTTATCCGGTAGCATACCGAGCAGCATTGGGAATCTACAAAGCATGGTCAAGCTCTCCTTGGAGAATAATAAGTTCGAAGGCCTTATTCCTAATTCACTTGGCAAGTCGCTCAGCTTGGAAATTTTAGATTTATCCATAAACAATCTGTCTGGATTGATTCCAAAGTCATTTGAATCGCTCAAATATCTCAAAATTTTTAATCTGTCTTTCAACAAACTCCAAGGAGAAATTCCAACGAGCGGACCTTTCCAAAACCTCTCTGCTCAATCATTTGTTTCGAGCGGGGAACTCCGTGGTGCATCCCGATTCCTTGTCCCATCATGCAATAATAGAACATTTGAAGCACATTTGAAGTCCATTATATCAGGGATCTTGTCAGCATTGTTCATAGCTACCTTCATTTGGATAGTGATACTACGCAGAAGAAAGAATGTGGAAGCTGCAAAAGAGATTACATTGTTACCTCAACTTCTACATAGAAGAGTTTCGTACCTCGAACTTGTTAGAGCAACAAATGCATTTAATGAAAGCAACTTACTTGGCAGTGGTGGTTTTGGCTCAGTATATAAAGGAACATTTTCTGATGGGATAGATGTGGCCGTAAAG AGGTTGAGTATTATGATAGATGTTGCATCGGCATTGGAATACCTTCATCATGGCTATGGAACACCTATTGTTCATTGTGATTTGAAGCCCAGCAATATCCTTCTGGATAAGGATATGAGTGCACATGTAGCTGACTTTGGCATTGCAAAACTCTTGTGTGGAAGAGATTCGTTGACCCGAACCATCACTCAAGCCACAATTGGATATATGGCCCCAG AGTATGGAATGGAAGGAATAGTTACTAGAAGAGGGGATGTTTACAGTTTTGGTATTGTACTGATGGAAACATTCACGAGAAAGAAGCCAACAAATGTGATGTTTGGGGACATGAGTTTGAAGCAATGGGTTGCAAATTCACCATTACTTGATGTTGTGGATGCCAACTTACTTGGGATTGAAGAAGGGGATCGTGAATTTGAGAAAAATAGGGAGTGCTTATCATCAATTATGAGATTAGCTCTAGCTTGTTCCTCCGAATCACCAGAAGGGAGGATAAATATGCAAGAGGCTCTAGCCACTCtaaacaaaataaagatcaaGTTCTTCAAGGACGCTTCTGCAGGAGGAGTTGTGGTGCTGAAGCATCCTCTTCTTTTGCAGCTCTTTTTATGGGTTTCATTTCTGTAG
- the LOC133731324 gene encoding LRR receptor-like serine/threonine-protein kinase EFR, producing MATKQTNITTDQSALLALKARITSDPHNLILTNWSTTTLVCNWVGVACGKHHHRVTTLNISYFCLTGTITPELGNLSFLVELRVTNNSFHGTLPSELGRLRIMKLISFTFNQFSGIIPSWFGSLSKLQDLYLYGNKFSGSIPAAIFNLSALQVISLSNNQEK from the coding sequence ATggcaacaaaacaaaccaacatCACCACAGACCAATCTGCTCTACTTGCTCTCAAAGCCCGTATCACCAGTGACCCTCATAACTTGATCTTGACCAACTGGTCAACCACCACTCTTGTTTGCAACTGGGTTGGCGTTGCTTGTGGTAAACACCATCATCGAGTCACAACCTTGAATATCTCTTATTTTTGTCTCACCGGCACCATTACTCCGGAGCTAGGCAACCTATCATTTCTTGTTGAGTTGCGAGTCACAAATAACAGTTTTCACGGTACCTTACCTTCAGAGTTGGGTCGTTTGCGCATAATGAAGTTGATTAGTTTCACATTTAACCAGTTTTCAGGGATCATTCCGTCATGGTTTGGGTCCTTATCCAAGCTTCAAGACTTGTATTTGTACGGTAATAAATTTTCAGGTTCCATACCAGCGGCCATCTTCAACTTATCTGCATTGCAAGTAATTTCTTTGAGCAATAACCAAGAGAAATGA